The Salinirubellus salinus genome segment TCGCGGGGGTCGAGCGCCCCCCGCAGGGCGTCGCCGAAGAGGTTGAACGCGACGGCCGTCAGCGCCAGCGCGAGCGCGGCCTCCGTCGCCACCCACGGGACCTGTGTGAAGTCGAACTCGGTCGTCCCGAGGCGGACCAGTTGCCCGAGCGACTTCGAGTAACGCTCGCCAAGCCCAAGGTAGCCCAGACTCGCCTCCGCGAGCAACAGCGTCGGGACCTGTATCGTGACCGCGGTGAGGACCGTGTTCGAGACGTTCGGGAGGAGGTGGTCGCGGACGACGCGGAGCCGACCCGCGCCGGCCGCCCGTGCGGCCCGGACGTACGACTCGCGCTTGCGCTGTCGCACCTCGCTCCGGACGACGCGGGCGATGCCACCCCACGACAGCAGACCGAACACGAGGACGACGAGGAACAGCGACCGCCGCAGGAGGTAGACGGCGACGAGGTAGACGAGGATGGCGGGCACGGTCTGCTGGATGTCGACGTAGCGCATCAGCAGGTCGTCGACGGTCCCACCGAGGTAGCCCGCGAGCGTCCCCACCGTGACGGCGATGGGGACCATCAGCATCGAGGCGACGAGCGCCATCAGGAGGCTCACCTGTAACCCCTGGACGAGCCGGTGGAGCATGCTCCGCCCGAGGTTGTCGGTGCCGAGCGGGTACTGCCACGAGCCGTGACAGAGCGACCCGTCGACGCTCGTCCGGCCGACGCACTCGAGGACGGTGGTCGACTCGACCGTCGTGTAGACCGGGGGCTGGAACTCGACAGCCGGGTCGATGGTCGGGTCCCCGAGGAGCGCCGGTCCGAGCGCCCCGCCCACCACGAACACCACGAGGTACGCGAACGAGGCCAGCGCGAGCGGGTCGCCACGGAGGTCACGCCACGCGCGCCGGGCCAGCGCGGGGGTCCGCACGAGCGGCAGGACCACGACGACGGCGAACACGAGGACGGACAGCGCGACCAGCCAGTCGAACCCCGTCGGGTCGAGGCGGACTCTGAACCCGAAGATGGCCTCGTTCACCAGTTTCTCCCCCGGCGGGACGAACGCGTAGTGGTAGCCGAACAGCGTGAGGAGTGCGACGAACGGCAGGACCAGCGCCGACCCGGTGGGGAGGCGCGGTCCGTCGGCCCGCACCTCGGCCCAGTCGACGGTCTCGAGCGACGCCTCCTCGCGGCTCATCGGCTCCGGCGGCGGCGAGGCGGTCGCGCTGCGACGGGGCGGTACATGGGCCCAGCGTCACGGAGGTGAGTAGAAAGGGCTCCGGTCGGTGAAAAACCGACTTGCGTAAACGGTATCTGAGGGGTCGTCCTCGTGGTGGACGATTCGGATGGTTCGAGGAACCGCGCCTGGGTGGTCCGCGTGTCGGTGAGCCTCCCGTGGCTCGGCCGCCGACTCGCCCTCTCCCTGTTCGCCGCCTATCTCGTCGTCTCCGTGGCGTTCGGCTTCGTCGCCCTCACGCCCGACCCGAACGAGGGAGCCGTCGCCTACGAGGTCGCTCGGCAGACCGGCGGGAACGACACGGCCGTCGCGGCGGCCCTGGCCGACTACCGAGAGGCGCGGGACCGTGACGAACCCGTCGTCGACCGGTACCTCGCGTACCTCGAGAACACGGCGACGCTCCAGTGGGGGGTGTCGTTCAGTCGCGGGCGACCCGTCTCGGCTGTCGTCGCCGACGCGCTCCCCGTGACCGGCCGGTACGTTGCCCTCGCCCTGGTGTTCTCCACGGTCGGAGGGCTGGCGCTGGGCGTCTACGGCGCGTTCGGCGCGGGGTCGCTCGGCGACCGGACCCTCTCGGTCCTCGTCTACGGACTGTTCG includes the following:
- a CDS encoding ABC transporter permease; translation: MSREEASLETVDWAEVRADGPRLPTGSALVLPFVALLTLFGYHYAFVPPGEKLVNEAIFGFRVRLDPTGFDWLVALSVLVFAVVVVLPLVRTPALARRAWRDLRGDPLALASFAYLVVFVVGGALGPALLGDPTIDPAVEFQPPVYTTVESTTVLECVGRTSVDGSLCHGSWQYPLGTDNLGRSMLHRLVQGLQVSLLMALVASMLMVPIAVTVGTLAGYLGGTVDDLLMRYVDIQQTVPAILVYLVAVYLLRRSLFLVVLVFGLLSWGGIARVVRSEVRQRKRESYVRAARAAGAGRLRVVRDHLLPNVSNTVLTAVTIQVPTLLLAEASLGYLGLGERYSKSLGQLVRLGTTEFDFTQVPWVATEAALALALTAVAFNLFGDALRGALDPRDS